Genomic segment of Chitinispirillales bacterium ANBcel5:
CATTTGCGCTAATTTTTACCGTTATGGAAGTCAGGGCCGACGGTTTACCAGGAGAGTATCTGGTTACTGAACGATGGAGAGCTTTTTTCTCTGATATATCACCCGTGAACAATCCTTCAATCATTCAGGAACAGTCTCACCCGTCTTTAAGGGGGGTTGTGACCCTTTCGGGACAAGATATCGCGACTCTTTATGAAATCGGACTGACATTACCATTAGGATTATATCATACTCTTGGATTAACAGTAGTAGGAGAAAATGGTAAACCGGTTGAGAATTGGATCGAGAATGACATGGGAATCATTTTAGAAGGAGAATCAAGCAGCCATTCTAATTCTCATTTTATGTTATCCTATGCCACACATCTATGGAGAGGATTGCTATTTGGTGCTAATGCTAATTTCACTTATAAATCAAATTTTGGACTCGATCCCGATTTTAACCTTGGTCTTGATGTAGGACTTTCGTATCGACTCTTTTTACACCAGCTGTTTGGGGCTCATACTGTTGGGTTAACTTACAAAAATATTCCTTTGCCTGAAATGGGAAATCTTAATAGAATTACACTCTCTCCTATGTTGAGGGTAAACTATTCTATGTCTTTTCTTCGTCGAGCGCTGGAATTTGATGTGGCATTAAATGTCAAAGACTTTCATGCAAACCCTGACGATTTTCTTGGCAGCAGACAGGCAGAATGGGATCTCGTTGCCGGTTGGAGAGTATGGCCGCTTAAATATATAGGACTGAAAGGATTTCTTGAATTTACCGGAGGAAGGGCTCTGGATACATGGGGTGTTGCTGCGGCTTTTAATATACCTCACCTAAACAGGGGAAGAGATTTTGAATTTACCTATCAGTACCATGATGAAAATAACATAAATCTCAGTGGTACTCAATCGGCCTATCTTAAGTACGATTTTGGTCTGCATAGAGAAGAGCTGTACGCAAGACGCCAGGTTCGTTTACTTACTATGTCTCCAAATGAATTATATAACCGGGCAATGCACCTTTATAACAGAGGAAATCATTGGGATGCCTTTTTAATATTTGCCCGAATAAAAACTGAACACCCGGAATTTCATCTTAATGACCTGGTTACCTACCATGCCGGATCATCTCTTGAAAAACTTGATATGCAGGATGAAGCTATTAAAATGTACGAAAAAACGAGAAGTAATTATTCTCAAAGCACCATTGTTCCAAATGCTAATCTTGGTTTAATGAGAATTCATTATCGTCAGAACAACAGCAGTGCATTAAGAAATTATTATGTAGAATTGAATCAACCGAATGTTTCTGATTCATTGCGAGCTCATGGATCCTATCTTATGGGTCAGAATTTTCTCTCTATGGATGATCCGCAGAGAGCTGTGAGAGAATTTAAACTTATCTCTCCTGAACACCCTGACTATATTTTTGCATCGCACAGTAAAGCTATAGCACTTCTTTTGACAGGTGCTCCTGACAGTGTTATTATCCAAAGCCTTGAAAACAGTATTAATTCACCGACTCCAACTGAAATAGAGCGGGAAATAGCAAACAGATCGTGTCTGTTTGCCGGATACCTGTTTTATGAAAATGAGGAGTATTCAAAAGCTGTTACTGCATTGAGGATGGTGCCTGATAATAGCAAGTACTATGAAGAAGCGCTGCTGGGACTGGGGTGGACTGCTCTAAAAGCACAACAATGGCGGGATTGCATAAGAACCGGGCAAAGCTTAGCATCTCAAACAGAAGATCCGGTGATCAAAAGTGAAGCCGGTTTAATTAAAGGGTATGGGTATTTGATGAAGCAGCAGTATTCAAATGCCGTTGAAGTTTTTGAGAGGGCCTATGATAAATTGGCTGCTTATACACTTGCCAGTGCTGATTCGGTGGAAAAAATAACTCAACAATACAAACAGAACAGATCAGATCATTTAAAACTTGCTGATCAGTTTGTAAGTATTGCTCAAAGAGGTGCTAACGTTGACAGAGATTATACTGAACAGCTTAGAACCACACATGATGAACTTAGGGAAGAGTTCACTCAGTTTTACAGATTTACATTTCATGACAATAGAGCCAACTTCTTTTTTAGAAGTTATGGCTCAATATTTGATGAATTACGGTTCGCTCTTGCTCAGGCAAAAAGACTCAGTGGATCGGGGGCAGAAACAAGAGACATGAGAAGAAGAAGGAATGAGCAGGATCAAATTGAAGAGGAACTTGAAATGTTAAGACGAAAAATGGAAGAATTGGAAGAATTCAATGACTAAACAGGGAGGCAGTATGGTTACACTCATTTGTGCAGTGCTTTTTCTGGCTGTATCAACCATTCAAGCACAAATCAGTATTAGTGGTACGGTAACTAATACCGATGGTGAGCCGATTGCAGGAGCATCTGTTTCTGTACCGGAATTGGAATCATTTGTATACACCAACGATGAAGGTGAATACGAGATAACTATAAGCCCCTTGAGTGTTCAAAGATCAAACCCTATAAAGGGGCAAAATGTACGACTTCAAAACGGCAGAGTTATGCTTTCAATGGATAAATCTGCATCTGTAAGGGTTGAAGTGTTTTCCCTGAACGGTAGGCTGGAACGCCTTTTGGTAGATAGTGACTTAGCTGCCGGCGATCATAGTTTCCCTGTGGATCCTTTTAGTGCTTCTACTATTCGCCTTGTAAGGGCAACTGTAGGACAATCAGTGTATACCGCAAGAGTTAATAGCCTTCAGCAAACAGCCCAACTTAAACCGATTGGTATAACAGATGCACCCAACAGAAGTGCTGCAATAAGTGGTAACGTGATGAGGGTCTCAAGAGCAGGGTATAGGAGCGAACACGTTGAGCTCTCAGACGATGCGTCTCAAATAGTGGATGTCGCACTGGAAAGACTTCCTCAGGGAGATGAAAGCCTTGGTACATCACCAGTTGAAGATGGTTCGGGAGAGAGGATAGAGAGATACGGTGTTGAGCAGATCTACTGGGGTGAACTGAACGGAGAACTTGTTCCTTTGGTTAAAATTGTCACTGCTGTAACCGAACAGGCAGTCGATATAAATGTCATCTTCAATCCCCATTTTACTGATAACACCTACGGTACAGGTTCTGTTGGCTGGGGAAGAAACAGACCTTTTCACAATGTTGTCACTAGTAATCATGTGAGGCTTGCTGCCACAAACAACGATGGCGATACTGCTTTTTATGGTGAACTTGACCAAATTCATAAAAAAGGAGTAAACAACGAATCGGGATATGCTGCACTTGGCCCCTTTGGTGGTGATGGTGATCTTATTATTGGTGACCCTGACCATATCCTTTCCTATGGAACATCGACCTGTGATAACATAAACTATCATGGTTATCATTTGTTTGAAAATTCTCCCCAAACAGATGAATCCTTCACCCCTAACCCCGATTATCCAAACTGGGAATACCTTGTTGTATATCGCCTATCCTTAGACCCTGAAGCATTCGGGGAATCAGGGTTTAGAGATGTGCAAATGACCCACGTTCACTCTTCGCCAGCAAAGGGTGATGATACCATTGGGATCGAGGAGAGGGATGACTTGGAGTATGTGCCGGGAAGTGATGATGATCCGTTTAGATATCTTCTTCCTGTAAATCCTCACGTTCCATCAGATGACGATGATGACTCGTCTGATGATGGAGATGATTCAGGTGACCCGTCTGATGGCGACGACGATGAGGATGATGATGACAAAGACGATGACCCAATCGATTTTGATCCGGTGCATTAATAAGAATACTATTTCATGAGAAAGAGGTTGTTGCCCCTGAGGCATAACCTCTTAACGGATAAATTTGCCAGTAAATAGCAAGGTGTCAAAGATACAAAATTTCTTAGAGCAACCAAAAAAAAGTAATCTTACCTTATAGGTATTATAGAACGCTCAATTAACCTAAAACCAAGTGAGGGTGTATGAAATTAGCTTCAATCTTAATAATGTCTCTTTTGTCTATGGCGATTCTTAGTGGCTGTTCCTCGGATGATAATCCAATGACAAACAGTGAACGAGACAGAAACGATTATCTAAGTTATGTTAATGAATTTATTTTTAACATGGAGGAAGAAAACAACCAAACACTGTCTTCAGATGAAATTCAGGCATCAGTTGTTTCCTATGTAATTGAGTATAAAGGTGAAAAATGGATTAAATTCGAAGATGCTGATGAGGGGCTTGGGGAAGATAGAAAGGTTCAGACCGATTTCTTTCGAATAAAGGTATCCGGAGAGCTTACTGCAATTACTACAACTACCAAGGCAGCGACCAATTTCGACAGCTATGTTCTTACAGAAGAAAATCCTGCTTATCAAGACGAATTGGGATTCAAGGCAAATCTGATTCAAATGCCAACTCAGGAAGATCCTTACCTCGTAATTGCTCTTACCAGTGTTAGTGCACGACATGCACTCAGTCATGTCGTTTTTGAATGGTCAGATGATGCCGAAGTTGTTGAAAAACCAGGTACAGATGAGGTAATCCGTAGGGACGAGGAAACCGATTCAGATTCTGGCAATAATCCTCAAGATCCATCAGATAAACAGGATTCAGAAGACTCTTCTGATGGTGGTGATAATTTAGATGACCCTACCGATGGCGATGAAGATTCCGATGATCCGTCAGATTCCGATGATCCGTCAGATTCCGATGAAGATCTGCCAATTGATTTTGACCCTGTGCATTAATAGCTAAAATAGTTACTTTATCATAAAAAGAGGTGACTACCCATCAGGTATAGCCTCTTTTTTTTTGTGTGCTATACATGGCACCTTCCAATACACGGGGAATATACTATTCAAGTTTTGACGGCTGCATCTGTGCATAGTTGTGAACGATGAGCCCGGAGCATTGAACAGAAAAGAGCATTAAAGCGTGAGAAAATTGTAGTATAAAACTCATCACTATACTAGCGAGCATAGTGCTAAAACAAACTTGTACAGGAATATTTTTACTATAGTCAGTGCAGTTGAAATAATCTTTTTAAACCACTACTTATCACTTACACTTATTTTTTCCACCAACACTTCAAGCCCCCTAAACCAGGTCTAAGAGGCGTAATGAGTCTGAGGGTTAAACCTCAGACCCGAATACTGCTAATGTAAAAATGATCGGTTTGTTTAGAACCCCTGCAATCCACAGCACCTGGTACAAACTGGCATGAGCCCTTTTTTCATCTGAATACGAAACGTCTTAAAAGCTTCGCTGTTCCAAACGTCGTAAAAGGGCTGGTTGTTGATATTACCGACAGTGTAGTCCTGGTAATCACGGCAAGGGGTCATTCTGCCATCAGGGGAAATTTCACATGCATAGTAGATACTTTCACATCTTGGGTATCCACAGTGCCAGGAGTGATCGGAATAGTACCGTCTTATCTGTGCTTCACTTTCGATATCCGGAAAGAACTGGGGATAACACACTCTTCCTTTGGACATTTTGTGGATCTCTTCAATCTGTTTTGCTGTTTGGGCCGGGTCTACATCATTGAAACAGGACTTTAGATATCCACGATGATTTTGTGGCGGGTATCCAAAGCGCTCTTCAAAAACCTTCTCATGTAGTTTTGCACGTTCTTCGGTAATAAACCATCCATAGTAATAGGGGTGAAGTTGTGCCTTATCCAAAACGAGACGGTGTATATCGGCCAAATGAGAATAGTTGTGATTGGAGATTACTGTAATCGGAACAATCATAGGGAATACAAGATTTTTTTTCCTTTTGATCTCATCAGCCTTCTCCATCACAGCAATAGTTTTTTCAAAATTGTTGGAAACTTTTCCATTTGCTGGTGATCGCATCACATTTTGGGATTGAGAGTCCCAGCCATCAAGACTCAAAAACAGAACCGAAAGTGAGCCGGTGTCAATCAAATCCTCGAGTATTCTATCAAGATCCTGTGCATTGGTGACAAGAGAACCCTTGAGATTATACTTTGCAAGCTCCTGGAAAAAGGGGAGAAGAGGTTTCCACATGGTTGGTTCTCCACCCCAAATATAATAGAATGGATTGTCTCTGCGAGTTTCAAACACAATGCGTTTTACTACATCGAAATCGAGTTGGTTTAACTTCTCACCCCTGTTGAGTTTTAATCTCAGATGACCATTTTCTCCCCATTGACCACAGGATGAACACCTGAGGTTACAGATTTCATTCACTCTCAGGGATATTTGACCAATGGGCAGATCAAAATTAGGATCACGCGACGGCAGATACTTTCGTAACTGTCGGGGAAGCATGCTCCAGGTCCTTATATCTTGAAAGAGAGCTGGTAGAATATGAGATAAAACAAACTTTGAGGGTAGCAGAGCTTTTCCCTGAAACTTTGCCATAAGCATCATTCTCCTGTTTTTTGTTTTTTTTAATATACTCTATTCTGCTTGAATGTGGGAGGGGATAGAACCAAAAAAGGTAAAAAAGATATTAGAGGTACTTTTCCAGCTCTATATTGGTTTCTTCCCAGTTTTTTAAAAGCGTTTCCAGCTCTTTGTTGGCACTTTTAAGCTCGTTGGTTTTTGAGTCTAGAAATTCAAAGTTAGTAGAGTTTTCAGGGTTGTTTAGGTGAAATTCAACACTCTCCACAATCTTTTCCTGGTTCTCTATCTCTCTTTCCAGTTTTTCTATTCTTCGGGTAAGCTTTTTTTTGATTTCACGCTCTTTTATTCTGTTTTCTTTTTCTGTGGACTTTGATTTGGCGCTGTATCGTTGTGGTGGCTCACTACCTGGTGTGTCCAAAGATAGACTTTCTACATAGTACCTGTAATCCTGGAGTGTTCCGGGGAAATCCCGAATCATATTGGGACGTACCTCAATTATTCTGTTTGCTACTTTGGAGATAAAGAATTCATCATGGGATACAAACAGAATGGTACCTTCAAATTGTGACATTGAGCGCGCAAGCATTTCAATTGAGCTTACATCCAAATGGTTGGTAGGCTCGTCCAGCAGAAGTGTATTGCCGGGGCTGGCAAGTATTTTTGCAAGCACTAAGCGGGATTTTTCTCCACCAGAGAGCA
This window contains:
- a CDS encoding SPASM domain-containing protein, translated to MAKFQGKALLPSKFVLSHILPALFQDIRTWSMLPRQLRKYLPSRDPNFDLPIGQISLRVNEICNLRCSSCGQWGENGHLRLKLNRGEKLNQLDFDVVKRIVFETRRDNPFYYIWGGEPTMWKPLLPFFQELAKYNLKGSLVTNAQDLDRILEDLIDTGSLSVLFLSLDGWDSQSQNVMRSPANGKVSNNFEKTIAVMEKADEIKRKKNLVFPMIVPITVISNHNYSHLADIHRLVLDKAQLHPYYYGWFITEERAKLHEKVFEERFGYPPQNHRGYLKSCFNDVDPAQTAKQIEEIHKMSKGRVCYPQFFPDIESEAQIRRYYSDHSWHCGYPRCESIYYACEISPDGRMTPCRDYQDYTVGNINNQPFYDVWNSEAFKTFRIQMKKGLMPVCTRCCGLQGF